A single genomic interval of Zunongwangia sp. HGR-M22 harbors:
- a CDS encoding DUF5694 domain-containing protein, with the protein MKKLITIFIFIALSQISFGQQKEVLLIGTMHNVPKIVKHSYRPLLKKVAKYQPEAIYVETPRPNDSISWEYLKDGWSNSYKEFYALSDSLQNNYNFDQSRFQKLLNKNFNALTQKDLKELIKSFGYLRDYANYDFYSYIQQYGISGSSKPTRHEDGDLTAKLALQLNIKKLQSMDDQQTNKEYHQAWQNCAEDGRENGDNKINQKLNKKHYNKAIIPALFGRLGFYVNKRKSLKRLDQLASFSYVKNQTESCLEGLNFWNRRNHRMAQNIGSQVMGNSAKKSVVIVGAAHIYRIEKELKANFPEINVLLLNEL; encoded by the coding sequence ATGAAAAAGCTAATCACCATCTTTATTTTCATAGCGCTAAGCCAGATCTCTTTTGGACAACAAAAAGAAGTACTACTTATAGGAACCATGCATAATGTTCCAAAGATAGTAAAGCATAGTTACAGACCGCTCTTAAAAAAGGTAGCGAAATACCAACCCGAAGCTATTTATGTAGAAACACCGCGCCCAAACGATTCGATTAGTTGGGAGTATCTAAAAGATGGCTGGTCTAACAGTTATAAAGAATTTTACGCACTTTCAGATTCGCTTCAAAATAATTACAATTTTGACCAATCTCGATTTCAGAAATTATTAAATAAAAACTTCAATGCCTTAACTCAAAAAGATTTAAAAGAACTTATCAAATCTTTTGGGTATCTGCGTGATTATGCAAATTATGACTTCTATTCTTATATTCAGCAATATGGGATTTCAGGTTCATCAAAACCTACTCGGCACGAAGATGGCGATCTCACTGCCAAACTTGCCCTACAATTAAACATCAAAAAATTACAATCAATGGACGATCAGCAAACTAATAAAGAATATCATCAAGCCTGGCAAAACTGTGCAGAAGATGGCCGCGAAAATGGCGATAATAAAATCAACCAGAAACTAAACAAAAAGCACTATAATAAGGCTATTATTCCTGCACTCTTTGGTAGATTGGGCTTCTACGTAAACAAAAGAAAATCTCTGAAGCGTTTAGATCAATTAGCCTCTTTCAGCTATGTGAAAAATCAAACAGAAAGTTGTCTCGAAGGCTTGAATTTTTGGAATCGTAGAAATCATCGTATGGCACAAAATATAGGATCTCAAGTTATGGGAAATTCAGCTAAAAAAAGCGTAGTGATTGTAGGGGCAGCGCATATTTATCGCATCGAAAAAGAACTAAAAGCCAATTTTCCTGAAATTAATGTATTATTGTTAAACGAGTTATGA
- a CDS encoding sensor histidine kinase has translation MTKKQEVTYHLIFWVLFFAMDIFAEIVLRGTTTFSLRSLEFALLQVSLFYLVYCFIAPKTIPQKKWRYLFLGLVFSLLYFAGLRYLIEEVIMYGFTGEHNYYPNSRKPLFYIFDNSYYAIRIFLLSLIFYFVKYQFSINKRISELSLEKKQAELQVLKSQLSPHFLFNTLNSFYADALVVDEKLSDDILKLSEMLRYVTYENESEYVLLKDEIHFIKNYINLFQRRFSNQLFINANFPEEVGNTKIPALLLIHFVENAFKHGILNQREKPVDILLKIDKNQLHFKVENYFKPQQNYAESGIGYKNIKQRLMLLFGKDYHLEHFKKENSYFVKLQFPLK, from the coding sequence ATGACCAAAAAACAGGAAGTCACATATCATTTGATCTTTTGGGTACTCTTTTTTGCAATGGATATTTTTGCTGAAATTGTACTTCGGGGAACTACAACATTCAGCTTAAGAAGTTTAGAATTTGCCCTTTTGCAGGTGAGTTTATTTTATTTAGTTTACTGTTTCATCGCTCCTAAAACAATTCCGCAGAAAAAATGGAGATACTTATTTTTAGGATTAGTATTTAGTTTATTGTATTTTGCCGGGCTTCGGTATCTTATAGAAGAAGTGATTATGTATGGTTTTACGGGAGAGCATAATTACTATCCCAATTCCCGAAAACCACTTTTTTATATTTTCGATAACTCGTATTACGCGATCCGAATATTTCTTTTGAGTTTGATTTTCTATTTTGTAAAATATCAATTCAGCATCAATAAGCGAATTAGCGAGCTAAGTTTGGAGAAAAAACAGGCTGAACTTCAGGTTTTGAAATCACAGTTGAGTCCGCATTTTTTATTCAACACACTTAATAGTTTTTACGCAGATGCTTTGGTGGTCGATGAAAAACTTAGCGACGACATTCTTAAACTTTCAGAAATGCTTCGCTATGTCACTTACGAAAATGAAAGCGAATATGTTTTGCTGAAAGATGAAATTCATTTTATTAAAAATTATATTAATCTTTTTCAGCGTCGGTTTTCGAATCAACTTTTTATTAATGCCAATTTCCCTGAAGAGGTCGGAAACACAAAAATCCCCGCTTTACTTTTAATTCATTTCGTAGAAAATGCCTTTAAACACGGAATTTTAAATCAGCGAGAAAAACCTGTTGACATCCTATTGAAAATCGATAAAAATCAGCTTCATTTTAAAGTCGAAAACTATTTTAAACCTCAGCAAAACTATGCTGAATCGGGAATTGGCTATAAAAATATTAAGCAAAGATTAATGCTACTTTTTGGCAAAGACTATCATTTAGAACACTTCAAAAAAGAAAATTCTTATTTTGTAAAACTTCAATTTCCTTTAAAATAA
- a CDS encoding acyl-ACP desaturase yields the protein MALENIRLEVMKTIEKKVDGFIDEYLIPVDDIWQPTDLLPNLQGEEGLENAKQLREEAKELGYDFWVVLVADMVTEEALPTYESWLMDVEGVDQQRRADGEQNPWSKWVRHWTGEENRHGDTLNKYLYLSGRVDMREIEKTTQHLINDGFDIGTGRDPYKNFVYTSFQELATNISHKRVGQLAKKKGNKMLGKMCNIIAGDEMRHYMAYREFVKTIFEHDPSEMMIAFHDMMKKKIVMPAQFLRESGQGIAEAFENFSNAAQRLGVYTTYDYIDILKKLNDYWEIDKMRALTDEAEKARDYLMKLPDRMTRIADRIAIPQDQYTFKWVANNGII from the coding sequence ATGGCCCTAGAAAACATAAGACTTGAAGTAATGAAGACCATCGAAAAAAAAGTAGATGGGTTTATTGACGAATATCTAATTCCCGTAGATGATATTTGGCAACCTACCGATCTTTTGCCTAATCTACAGGGAGAAGAAGGTTTAGAAAATGCGAAACAACTACGCGAAGAAGCTAAAGAATTAGGTTACGATTTTTGGGTTGTTTTAGTGGCAGATATGGTTACTGAAGAAGCCCTACCTACTTACGAAAGCTGGCTAATGGATGTAGAAGGTGTAGACCAACAACGTCGTGCCGATGGCGAACAAAATCCATGGTCTAAATGGGTAAGACACTGGACAGGTGAAGAAAATCGCCACGGTGATACTCTTAATAAATACCTTTATTTATCTGGTCGTGTAGATATGCGAGAAATCGAAAAAACCACGCAGCATTTAATAAACGATGGTTTTGATATTGGTACTGGTAGAGATCCTTATAAAAACTTTGTATACACCAGTTTTCAGGAATTAGCCACTAATATTTCTCATAAACGTGTGGGACAATTAGCGAAGAAAAAAGGCAATAAAATGCTTGGAAAAATGTGTAACATCATTGCCGGAGACGAGATGCGCCATTACATGGCATATCGAGAATTTGTAAAAACCATATTTGAGCACGATCCAAGTGAAATGATGATTGCATTCCACGACATGATGAAGAAAAAAATTGTCATGCCAGCTCAATTTTTAAGAGAGAGCGGACAGGGAATTGCTGAAGCTTTCGAAAACTTCTCGAATGCAGCACAACGCCTTGGTGTGTATACCACCTACGATTATATCGATATTCTTAAAAAATTAAATGACTATTGGGAAATTGATAAAATGAGGGCCTTAACAGATGAAGCTGAAAAAGCTCGTGATTACTTAATGAAACTTCCCGATAGAATGACGAGAATTGCAGATCGTATCGCAATTCCGCAAGATCAATATACTTTTAAATGGGTAGCGAATAACGGAATTATTTAA
- a CDS encoding DUF3575 domain-containing protein: MKKVFFLLSAICLSTFAKAQTSGNPQNEIKLNIANTIAIASVEFGYERFLDENQSVEAIVLFNDRINYHSESGSRKFNTTSFKFGYNYYFGEDAGSGIYANPFIKIRTGDFTEDETIDERIVESETDMDSFIVGLGGGYKWNFNNKFVLGPFINIGRNFSDEVKDRFSAIEFNAGFQIGYRF; encoded by the coding sequence ATGAAGAAGGTATTTTTTCTACTAAGTGCTATATGTCTAAGCACATTTGCTAAAGCGCAAACCAGCGGAAATCCACAAAATGAAATAAAATTAAATATCGCCAACACCATTGCTATTGCATCGGTAGAATTTGGTTACGAGCGTTTTTTAGACGAGAATCAATCTGTAGAAGCTATTGTTCTATTTAACGACCGTATAAATTATCATAGCGAAAGTGGTTCAAGAAAATTTAATACGACCAGCTTTAAGTTTGGGTATAACTACTATTTTGGAGAAGATGCAGGTTCTGGAATTTACGCCAATCCTTTTATCAAGATTCGTACAGGTGATTTTACAGAAGATGAAACAATAGATGAAAGAATCGTAGAATCAGAAACAGATATGGATTCGTTTATCGTAGGTCTAGGCGGCGGTTATAAATGGAATTTCAACAATAAATTTGTTTTAGGACCATTTATAAATATTGGAAGAAATTTTAGTGACGAGGTAAAAGATCGGTTTTCTGCAATCGAATTTAATGCAGGTTTCCAGATTGGCTATAGATTTTAA
- a CDS encoding DUF5694 domain-containing protein, translating into MKTILISLVLSFSFTSIIAQANLKDPDEFLRKGAKVPKVLLVGSFHFNYPGLDAHKISEEKKINIYSEKRQKELQELLNYISKFKPTKIMVETGENTGYLLKNYERYKNGEEKLRPNESSQIGMRLADRFALDTIYGVDAGHLMLDLYKKRTSEKPQNYIDSISDRHHFGGDDKFMRRYNEFYSYKDKVEYKNTLLKTFKYMNSDKVLDRGFGDYISGGQFISEEMEGPDALSMFWMNRNLRIFRKIQKINHNQNDRILVIFGAGHVSILKWLFKCTPEFELVKFNDL; encoded by the coding sequence ATGAAAACTATTTTAATTTCTCTTGTACTCAGTTTTAGCTTCACTTCAATAATAGCACAAGCTAATTTAAAAGATCCAGATGAATTTCTTCGGAAGGGAGCAAAGGTTCCCAAAGTCCTTTTAGTGGGAAGTTTTCATTTTAATTACCCAGGCTTGGATGCTCATAAAATTTCAGAAGAGAAGAAAATAAATATTTATTCTGAAAAACGCCAAAAAGAACTTCAGGAATTATTGAATTACATCAGCAAATTCAAACCCACAAAGATCATGGTCGAAACCGGTGAAAATACTGGTTATCTTTTAAAAAATTACGAAAGGTATAAAAATGGAGAAGAAAAACTGAGACCGAATGAATCCAGTCAAATAGGAATGCGATTGGCAGATCGATTTGCACTCGATACTATTTATGGTGTTGATGCTGGACATCTAATGTTGGATCTATATAAAAAAAGAACTTCTGAAAAACCGCAAAATTATATAGATAGCATCAGTGATCGACACCACTTTGGAGGAGATGATAAATTTATGCGACGTTACAACGAATTTTACTCATATAAAGATAAGGTTGAATACAAAAACACGCTGCTGAAAACCTTTAAGTATATGAATTCAGATAAAGTGTTGGATCGCGGATTTGGAGATTATATTTCAGGAGGTCAATTTATTTCTGAAGAGATGGAAGGTCCAGATGCATTGTCGATGTTTTGGATGAATAGAAATCTTAGGATCTTTAGGAAGATTCAGAAAATAAATCATAATCAGAATGACCGAATCTTAGTAATTTTTGGAGCCGGGCATGTTTCTATCCTAAAATGGCTTTTTAAATGCACCCCAGAATTTGAACTGGTAAAATTTAATGACCTGTAA
- a CDS encoding LytR/AlgR family response regulator transcription factor, with translation MAKIIKCIIIDDEPPAIKVLETFIGKMKDLELLASSTDALEGLELIKKHKPDLVFLDIQMPELTGIQLSKIIGDSTNIIFTTAYAQFAVEGFQVNAVDYLLKPIAFPRLIEAVEKVKKKFSSEISTEIVKSEDYFFVKTDGKNRFQKVKLDDILYAESIKNYVVIHTKNEQLVTYNTLKKIQQSLPEDQFIKIHKSYIVALNKIEKTDTSEVWINGKNLPLGDTYRAEFFKKINTKKL, from the coding sequence ATGGCGAAGATTATAAAATGTATCATTATCGACGACGAACCGCCGGCAATTAAAGTGCTGGAAACTTTTATAGGAAAAATGAAGGATTTAGAATTGCTGGCTTCATCTACCGATGCTTTAGAAGGTTTAGAATTAATCAAAAAACATAAACCAGATCTGGTATTTCTGGATATACAGATGCCCGAACTTACCGGAATTCAACTTTCAAAAATTATTGGAGATTCGACCAATATTATCTTTACTACCGCTTATGCGCAATTTGCAGTTGAAGGATTTCAGGTAAATGCCGTCGATTATCTTTTAAAACCAATCGCATTTCCCAGATTGATTGAAGCTGTAGAGAAAGTAAAAAAGAAATTTTCTTCGGAAATAAGCACTGAAATTGTAAAATCTGAAGACTATTTTTTTGTAAAAACTGATGGAAAAAATCGCTTTCAAAAAGTAAAATTAGATGATATTCTTTATGCTGAAAGCATTAAAAATTATGTAGTGATTCACACCAAAAACGAGCAGCTAGTGACTTATAATACATTGAAGAAAATCCAACAAAGTCTACCTGAAGATCAATTTATTAAAATTCATAAATCATACATTGTTGCTCTAAATAAAATTGAAAAAACCGATACTTCTGAAGTTTGGATCAACGGAAAAAATCTTCCGCTAGGTGACACCTATCGCGCAGAATTCTTCAAAAAAATAAACACTAAAAAACTTTAA
- a CDS encoding YkvA family protein gives MSIFSKDKIEEEHQKKQEDFQEEDVETVLEEEEKIKSKFESKNALRRYFDDAQILFNLVRDYANGDYREIPFNIIAGIGAALLYVLSPIDLIPDFIPVVGYLDDAAVIAFSLSLIEKDLAVYKVWKANRKA, from the coding sequence ATGAGCATTTTCAGTAAAGATAAAATTGAGGAAGAACACCAGAAGAAACAGGAGGATTTTCAAGAAGAAGATGTAGAGACTGTTCTAGAGGAAGAGGAGAAAATCAAATCTAAATTTGAAAGTAAGAACGCGCTTAGACGATATTTTGATGATGCGCAAATCTTATTTAATTTGGTTAGAGATTACGCGAATGGTGATTATCGAGAAATCCCTTTTAATATTATAGCGGGTATTGGAGCTGCGCTGCTGTACGTATTGTCTCCTATAGATTTGATTCCAGATTTTATTCCTGTGGTAGGATATCTGGACGACGCTGCAGTTATTGCTTTTTCTTTAAGTCTTATTGAAAAAGACCTGGCAGTTTATAAAGTTTGGAAAGCTAATCGAAAAGCTTAA